In the genome of Rhodamnia argentea isolate NSW1041297 chromosome 3, ASM2092103v1, whole genome shotgun sequence, one region contains:
- the LOC115725904 gene encoding tRNA wybutosine-synthesizing protein 2/3/4 isoform X3, with protein sequence MEFEKRKAAALASLGCSETDKSPKGSLDAPIVPLLTTINHHPSYFTTSSCSGRISILSQPPAAAAAKNKKARGGTWLYISHDPADPDSVLSSLFPAEPRPNQCDSSELVFRFEPLIVAVDCRDLSAAQLLVSTAIACGFRESGITSASKRVIVAIRCSIRMEVPLGDTREIVVSREYVKFLVGVANEKMEANRRRTEKFHQTLRTIWSSEGEVNGAGDEKTESVSRDAESLKECECETVTCVGSSEAGASLDGNARDGPAVHQDCSLSITPLKILGEPHEKLFLWGHSACTVDRRNREELLVFGGFGGMGRHARRNDCLLLDPSFCTLETIAVRSAPSPRMGHTASVVGDQMFVIGGRTDPLNILSDVWVFNTATNEWKLLNCNGHVFPPRHRHSAAVLGLKIFVYGGVNNESICSSCFILDTSNLCWEECAVGGDQPCARHSHSMVAYGSKVFMFGGYDGEKALGDLHSFDIQACAWQREKTLGKGPHARFSHSMFVYKHYIGIIGGCPVKQHLQELSLLDLQLQSWKLVTLNSVSRYLFVRTTVNIVGDDLVVIGGGASCYAFGTNFSEPMKINLIRLDSSSHSRLSDGDKHPCRQGEVTEEIHGLHQGQGLRLKHAQSLGENSDLKFEEAINMVGPQTNPMNWLLQVERNLAKLAKDLLKKFGWLDMGRKVYACEDGTHICFPVTEKFYALYEKQDHRADVFEELNVLCSSKQPLESDVLLNQNRWSAALNLLKQGGASTLVDRIGEVRKVARSPYVVMREAVAVLVKQRGLSEELLEQLPTRWERLGDIVVLPETSFKDPIWETIGEELWPIIAKVLNTRRLARQGYVARTSTRDSALKILFGDDGWVAHRENGILYSFDATKCMFSWGNLSEKLRMACLDCRGEVVVDLFAGIGYFVLPFLVRYDQLLFTFNLAVGIMKMKKMRFFIISRNI encoded by the exons ATGGAGTTTGAGAAGAGGAAAGCGGCGGCGCTCGCGTCCCTCGGCTGCTCCGAGACCGACAAGTCGCCGAAGGGCTCGTTGGACGCTCCCATCGTCCCTCTCCTCACCACCATCAACCACCACCCTTCCTACTTCACGACCAGCTCCTGCAGCGGCCGCATCTCCATCCTCTCCCAAcctcccgccgccgccgccgccaagaATAAGAAGGCTCGCGGCGGGACCTGGCTCTACATCTCCCACGACCCCGCCGATCCCGACTCTGTGTTGTCTTCGCTTTTCCCGGCCGAGCCTCGGCCGAACCAGTGCGACTCGTCCGAGCTGGTGTTTCGGTTCGAGCCGCTCATCGTGGCGGTCGATTGCAGGGACTTGAGCGCGGCGCAGCTGCTGGTGTCCACTGCCATCGCCTGCGGGTTCCGGGAGTCGGGGATCACCAGCGCGAGCAAGAGGGTGATCGTCGCCATCCGGTGTTCGATTCGGATGGAAGTGCCGTTGGGAGATACGCGGGAGATTGTAGTGTCGCGTGAGTATGTGAAGTTCCTCGTCGGAGTGGCGAACGAGAAGATGGAGGCGAACAGGAGGAGGACCGAGAAGTTCCATCAAACGTTGCGGACGATTTGGAGTTCAGAGGGCGAAGTTAATGGTGCTGGTGATGAGAAGACTGAGAGTGTGTCAAGGGATGCTGAGAGTTTAAAAGAGTGTGAGTGTGAGACTGTTACTTGTGTTGGGAGTTCCGAAGCTGGTGCTTCTTTGGATGGAAATGCCAGAGATG GGCCTGCAGTGCATCAGGATTGCAGCTTGTCTATTACTCCCCTGAAAATTCTGGGTGAACCTCATGAGAAACTATTCCTGTGGGGTCACTCTGCCTGCACAGTGGATAGGAGAAACCGTGAAGAACTTCttgtttttggtggttttgGAGGAATGGGAAGGCATGCAAGAAGAAATGACTGTTTacttcttgatccatcattCTGCACGTTAGAGACTATTGCTGTCAGAAGTGCTCCATCTCCACGAATGGGCCATACAGCATCAGTGGTTGGAGATCAAATGTTTGTCATTGGTGGCCGGACTGATCCATTGAATATTCTAAGTGATGTATGGGTCTTCAACACAGCTACTAATGAATGGAAATTGTTAAACTGCAATGGTCATGTATTTCCTCCAAG GCATCGCCATTCAGCGGCTGTTTTAGGTTTGAAGATTTTTGTATATGGTGGAGTGAACAATGAATCAATCTGTTCATCCTGCTTTATCTTGGATACAAGCAATCTATGCTGGGAAGAATGTGCGGTAGGTGGGGATCAGCCATGTGCTCGTCATTCACACTCTATGGTGGCATACGGATCAAAGGTTTTCATGTTTGGAGGATATGATGGTGAAAAAGCATTGGGAGATTTACACAGCTTTGACATTCAGGCATGTGCTTGGCAAAGGGAGAAGACATTGGGCAAAGGACCACATGCGAGGTTCTCTCATTCAATGTTTGTCTACAAGCATTATATAGGCATCATTGGCGGTTGTCCTGTCAAACAGCATCTTCAAGAGTTGTCACTGCTTGATCTGCAGCTGCAAAGCTGGAAGCTTGTGACACTCAATTCGGTCAGCAGATATTTGTTTGTGCGTACTACAGTGAACATCGTCGGCGATGATCTTGTCGTGATTGGGGGTGGGGCATCTTGTTATGCATTTGGAACAAATTTTAGTGAGCCCATGAAAATTAACCTGATCCGCTTAGATAGCTCAAGTCACAGTAGGCTGTCTGATGGAGACAAGCACCCTTGCCGTCAAGGAGAGGTAACTGAGGAAATACATGGTCTGCATCAGGGTCAAGGTCTACGACTTAAGCATGCTCAAAGTTTAGGTGAGAATTCTGACTTAAAATTTGAAGAAGCAATTAATATGGTAGGACCTCAGACAAATCCCATGAATTGGCTTCTACAAGTTGAAAGAAACCTTGCAAAGCTAGCAAAGGACTTATTGAAGAAGTTTGGATGGTTGGATATGGGGAGGAAGGTATATGCCTGTGAGGATGGGACACATATTTGTTTCCCTGTGACTGAAAAATTTTATGCTCTGTATGAGAAACAGGATCATCGAGCAGATGTTTTTGAGGAGCTAAATGTGCTCTGTTCTTCAAAACAACCATTAGAATCAGATGTCTTGTTGAATCAGAATCGCTGGTCAGCTGCCTTGAATCTTTTAAAGCAAGGTGGTGCAAGTACGCTGGTTGATAGAATTGGAGAAGTCAGAAAAGTTGCTAGATCTCCATATGTTGTGATGAGGGAAGCAGTTGCTGTGCTAGTTAAGCAGAGAGGGTTATCGGAAGAACTTCTTGAGCAGCTTCCCACAAG ATGGGAACGGCTGGGAGATATTGTTGTTCTTCCAGAAACATCCTTCAAGGATccaatttgggagacaattggTGAGGAGCTTTGGCCCATTATTGCCAAAGTCCTCAATACTCGTCGCCTTGCTCGCCAG GGCTATGTTGCACGTACTTCTACAAGGGACAGTGCTCTGAAGATCCTCTTTGGTGATGATGGTTGGGTTGCCCACCGTGAAAATGGTATCTTGTATTCTTTTGATGCCACTAAGTGCATGTTCTCGTGGGGCAATCTTTCCGAGAAGCTTCGCATGGCTTGTCTAGATTGTCGAGGTGAAGTTGTTGTTGATTTGTTTGCTGGAATTGGATACTTTGTGTTGCCCTTCCTTGTTAGGTATGATCAACTCTTATTCACCTTCAATTTGGCAGTGGGtatcatgaaaatgaaaaaaatgaggttTTTCATTATAAGCCGCAATATCTGA